CAAAGAGCTGACCGCCAAATACGGCTATCCCGTCAAGTCGTTCACCCGGCTCAAGGACTTCCTAGCGCAGTCGGATCTGGATGTGGTCGATATCACCGGCTATCCGTGGGAACACACCAAATACGCGCTGGCCGCCGCGGCGGCTGGCAAGCACTTCATCCTGGAAAAGCCCATCGCGCTCGCCTGGAAGGATTGCCTGGCCATCGATGCCGCGATCCGCAAGAACAAGATCAAGACCTGCGTCTGTTTTGAAGTTCGTTACTCCGGCCAATTCCTCACCATCAAATCGGTGATCGACAACGGCATGCTGGGGCGCGTGCACTATGGCGAGGTGGATTATTATCACGGGGTCGGACCCTGGTATGGTCAGTATCGCTGGAACGTGAAGAAGCGCGGGGGCGGCAGCAGTCTTCTTTCCGCGGGATGTCATGCCCTGGACGCCTTGTTGCTGTGCATGGGTGGCGAGGTGGAGAGCGTCACGAGCCTGAACACCTCCTCGTCGCACAAATATTTCAAGGCGTACGAGTATCCCACGACGACGACCTCGTTGATTCAGTTTAACGACGGGCGGGTGGGTAAGTGCGCCTCCGTGATCGATTGTTTCCAGCCTTACTACTTCCACGTCCACTTGGTGGGCAGCGAGGGCAGTCTGCTGGATGGAAAGATCCACACCAACAAGATCGCCTCGCTGAACAAGAAAAACTGGAGCCAGCTGAGCATCCATCCAATCGATTCAGGCGACGTGGCGGATCATCCCTACCAGACCCAGTTCGAAGCCTTCTTCAAGTCGCTGGCCGAAGGTAAAGACATGCCGCTCACCAGCTTTAAGGATGCGCTGCAGTCGCATCGGGTTATTTTCGCCGCCGACAAATCCGCTGCGGCGGGCGGCAAGCCGGTCAAACTTCGCGACATTAAGCTCTGATGGGCCTCACGGTTTTCGCGGTCGCCGCGCATCCGGACGACATTGAGTTCATGATGGGCGGCACACTGGTCCTGCTGAAGGCGGCCGGTTGTGATCTGCACTACATGACTGTTTCCAGCG
This Verrucomicrobiales bacterium DNA region includes the following protein-coding sequences:
- a CDS encoding Gfo/Idh/MocA family oxidoreductase; protein product: MKPYNVGIIGYGWAATAHIAAINNTGLGRVTSVLSSRPLDDKELTAKYGYPVKSFTRLKDFLAQSDLDVVDITGYPWEHTKYALAAAAAGKHFILEKPIALAWKDCLAIDAAIRKNKIKTCVCFEVRYSGQFLTIKSVIDNGMLGRVHYGEVDYYHGVGPWYGQYRWNVKKRGGGSSLLSAGCHALDALLLCMGGEVESVTSLNTSSSHKYFKAYEYPTTTTSLIQFNDGRVGKCASVIDCFQPYYFHVHLVGSEGSLLDGKIHTNKIASLNKKNWSQLSIHPIDSGDVADHPYQTQFEAFFKSLAEGKDMPLTSFKDALQSHRVIFAADKSAAAGGKPVKLRDIKL